The genome window TGGTACCACTGAATAAACAGAATGCTCTGATAGGCGAGCCTTTGGGcccgtctttttttttttgaaagaatggTACTAGTGAATAAACAGAATTGCTCTAATTGACGAGTCTTCTGGCCTCTCTACTTACACTGCTCATCCGGGGATTGTGTATCAGGGAAAACCAGAGCTTACTTTATGTTTTGGCATGGACCATTTTTCTGCTGAATGGTATTTGATTCCATTATTTCTGTTGATGTAGATGACTTGTTGAAGAAGTTCTAATTCCATACAAATGAAAATCTACATTTTCAATTTGCTTGTTTAACCATGTGTTTGAGTGGATGGCTCTTCTATTTTCCCGATAactgtttgatagtaatttttgaaagtgtttttagtttttttttgtatgtcTCTTCTATTTCCCAATAattgtttgatagtaatttttgaaagtgcatttagtttttttaatacttgaaagtatacaaatttttaactattagaaatatttcttaaaatcattatcaaacatatttttagatAGATTTCAAAGTGAATTATTGATCAGTCCAAAAGATTATATGGTTAAGGATTAGTCATTTTAGTATggtttaaaatgaaagaaaatattaaaatatcgaATTCTTgccaaaatttgaatttacgTAATTAGAAGTATATGGTAAAATATGAATTGTTAAATATGGATTGAAAGggacaaataaataataaatctgtctaattttaaattctttaaatttgtttataaaaatagaaagaaataaaaataaaataatagtcttttatgattttaacaataagaattcaaatttaattttttttcatttttcattaatttttctaattcttttctcaaattattcaaatgtAAATGAAGTTTAAGCATGAATAGAACaactagtttttattttttattttttatttatttacattttatttaataataaaattttaaaatttaaagatatcaaatatttttttcaacaagTGCATCCAGCCAGtactttgttttaaatatttttcaaaagtataaataaaataatatataaaaataattaagtttcGAAATGATTTCTTCTGTTACTTTATTCAAATCCATCTTAATTCTTACCAATCtataacataatatcatattttaattacatttttgcCACCCGGGTCATTTAATTTTTGCGACAACTGGctagaagggaaaaaaaaaggagagggGGAATAGGGAACACACAGGGCACAAATGGCCTAAGAGAAATTGTTGTGTGAAGCCCAAATCTAAAACCCTAGAAGAAGCCATGAGAAGAACTTTGCTGAGAAACGTCTCCCTCTGCACTCGGACTCTTCTCTCTCCCTCCTCCTCCAAGCCAAGCGCTTCTCCAACTCCCATTTCGTCTTCAGCTTCGGCTTCATCTGCTTTCAAGTTCCGATTTTTCTCATCCGAAAATGACTCATCAACAGAAAATCCCAAACCCCTTGAAGAAACCAGCTTGGCCCAACCCCAGAAGAAGGAAGTCTCCATCGATGTTCCCGATGTCAGCAATAAGGGTAAAATTTTCTAGCTTAATCTCTTTTTGGCTCCCAAGGAAATGAGGGAAAAGCAGATAAAtagaaattagaatttgaatGATGTACTCTGTCTTGTTTTGGTTTCTgggaagtgaaaaaaaaaaataatgctgTATTGTTCTGTTAAGCTCAGTTGTTGATGAAAATCccgatattttaaaattttcattcatttatattttcctatattttctcATTAACCAAACCACGTttctagagtttttttttttgtgcatgaATTTGTCCAGTTAATTCTGCTGCAGAACGTTGGAACTACCTtcagtaagaaaaaaaattgaatttgtttGGTTCTGGGGTTTTGGATCTGATTGTTCTGAATTGATGTTTAATTGCTTTGGAattaatctttaattattttttgaaaaatactaaatttgTTCGTTTTGGGGCCTCTGAGTATCGTATGATTTGCAACTCTTACTTAATCTagttgtaaaattttttaaattagtttgttTCTTGGATTTCTAGGTCATAACtagtttgatttaatttgaaaaatatttggaaaaatttgCTGGGTTTGAAGTAGGTGTACGTTATTGGAACATGccttaatttcttttgtttttgaaattgaatgaTTTACATTTAATCCATAACTTGTTTGGTTGCAGAGCTGAAAATGCGGATAGAGAAATACTTCAAAGGTGATGAGGAGgcacttccttcaattcttgaAGCAATAATGGCAAGGAAGTTGGCTGGGAAGCACGAGGACACGGATGATGAGTTGATGGATGAACTTCGCCTCCAGCCACTAGATGATGTTAAAGACAAAGATTTTGAATCAGATTTTGAGGAAATCTATGAAACTGATGAAGAGATTGATGATTTGTACAATGCAAGGGATATTGTGATGAAGAGAATGGCGCATGATGAGTACTTCAACATGGATGACCGAAAGTGGGATGACATGATTAAAGAGGCAACTGAGAAAGGGTTTCTTAAGGATACTGGAGAATGTGAGCGAATTCTAGAGGATATGCTTAGCTGGGATAAACTTCTTCCAGGTATGCCAATTTGTGTGTCTTATTGGGTTAGTCTGACAAGAacattatgaaaataaatggTGACTGAATTGTAGCTGACCAACTTCTTTGGTTGATGTTTGTATGAGCTATGGCTGCTTTACATCTTACAATCTAAATACTTTCCACCGTGGTTTTGAGGTCTCCGGGTTTTGATAAAAAGTGGTTTTAGAATCCTTCTATCTGTAGTTGTAGTTGATGCCATGGACTAATGTATTCCTATATGGATGTTATGCTGCCTTTGCTATTAGATGCTTCTGGCATGTGAAACTGATTGTTTCATACTGTAGTTGTCAAAGCGGTAAGAAGGTCTATGTGTCAGCTAGGCAGTTGTTTTGCCCATAACCTGTGTCCTTGAGGAGTTGTCTAGCATAACCTAAAATGTAACTATCATAAATTTTGTTAACTGTAAGTTGCCTTTCAGTGTAGTTCTTTAAGTAACCAACTCAAACAATATGGATGGGGAAATGGGCATGAGttctaaaatcataaaaaaattgatgaaaatctTAAAACAATATTATGTTATCCTATTTTCCATGAAATTCTTTTTCCTAGAGTGAATGCATTTCCTGCTTTTTCTGAATAATATTGCAATGGGACTTGTTCCTGAAAGGGCCTGCTTAAAAGTGAGTGAACTCTGAGGTTTTGATTCATTAAGATTTTAACTCGTACcttgtattatttttcttatgtcTATTGAGGTGGTGTTTGCTGCTTCCCATATTGCCTTGGTACATACTCCTTGAAGTGTTAATTATGGTGTAACAAACTAGGTGTAATTATCAATGATGAGCTACTCTCTAGAATGTGCAACTCAATCCCTTAAATTATTCTTAACTGGTCATAGTTATCTTgtgttggaaaaaaatatttgtgagaTTGACAACATATTATATTACAAAATGGTTACTAACTGGAAGAGAACCGATTCTATTCATCTTGTGTTACAAGCTTTGTtttgatttgatattttctccttttttttaatactaagtATTTAATTATAAGAACAGTAATACTaatattcaaattattattgTGCTTTATATGGACCCGTTATTGTAATTGTTCAGCCAATATTGAGCCCACTTGCTTAGTTGAAAAGTAAGTTGGCATGTGAACCTTTTGATAACACCAAGCTTAATATAGCATTGGTTAAAAATTTTCTGAATATTCACAACAatgcaataaaattaaaattttggatttggACAACAAACTTTGTTAGGAGGAAATAGAAATAATTCaggaataaatttgaatttttggcCAGAATAGAAACAACTAAATTTGGTATTTACAAAATTGGGCGTTCTAATAGTTTTGTATAATTTGGCTGAAAATTTGGATAAGATGTTAATTTTCAGATGAAATTTTGctgaaaatgaagaatttgatttgccTAATATTTATAGAAAAGTTTGGCATAGTTCATTGGAGTTGGTACTAAGTTGGGGGTTTAGACTTTTGACTGAATCTCTGTAGGATCTAAGATGCATGGTTCACTTCACATGTTGATTTGGTAGATTGAAGAAAACCGtcttttttatatgtaatgctATTCTAtacttaccaaaaaaaaaaaaaaatgtaatgctATTCTATGTATATACAAGCTTAATCTCAGTTATACAGACTGTGTCCTTTACAAGGATGCAGGATATTTTATAGGTCTAACCTTCAATATTGTTTCTTACTGATTGCTTTAACTCCCCAGATGTTGTCTTTCAAACCTTTTTTCACTTTGCTCAATAGCACAAATATCACCATATTTTCCAGAAATTCCTTTACCACAATTAACTACAATTTTGGTAGCATCCAATACATGGTTACCAACATTGTTGTTTTTACAGTATAATTTGTATCCAATGTTTTTCTGATCTGTGAAATTTGGTGGTTAACATTTCACCCTAGGTAAGCATATGCTGAATTTTCtctaatatgatttttatagaTGAGATAAAGCAAAAGGTTGAACAGAAGTTCAACGAGCTGGGGGATATGTGTGAAAGAGGGGAGCTTGAACCTGAAAAGGCTTATGAGCTgttcaaggagtttgaggataAGATGGTCATGGAATGTGCACAGTTGATGGAGGCCGAGGGACCCCCGCAGTTTGATGAGACACCAGAGCCAGACAAAAAATTGCGTTTAGATGATCCACCAGGTGAGGGGCCAATCCTTAGGTGGCAAACACGTGTAGTTTTTGCTCCTGGTGGTGATGCATGGCATCCCAAAAACAGAAAGGTCAAAATGGCAGTTACTGTGAAAGAGCTTGGTCTGTCGAAACATCAATTTCGTCGGTTGAGAGAATTAGTTGGAAAACGGTATCATCCAGGGAGAGATGAGCTTACAATCACCAGTGAGAGGTAATGTCCATTTAATTACTTACTGTTTATTTTCTGATCCATAAGATAACccctttttttataggtaaatttttgtccccactGGGACTTAAACTTGGAACCTCCACAAACCCTCCctatccctttaccacttgagccaggcctcaagggctgCGCTGCAACCTTTTTGACACCCTTAGTGGGTTAATTACTTAAAATtgccaccaaaaaaaaaaaaaaaatcaattttatagtTTTCCCTTGTGTTCTTAATTATGTTGCTTTCCTTTTGTGAAATGCACCCAATCTAAGCATTCAAGGTCCGGTCTCCAATCTGGCTCTTCACCAGACTTCATCTAAATAATGCTTCAAAAAAGAACTGAATTGCCCACTTTGTGCTTCTCATATGATTATTCCTACGATGCACATTTGCCaccctaaagaaaaaaaaaaaaaaattgttttaatccCCGTTTATTAGAGAGCCCTTGTTCTCAATCACCAATTGATTTTCTCTGCCAATTTACTAAACTTCTTTTGCACATAACTTCTCTAGGCTCTCACTTGCTGACAACCCTCCATTCCTTTACAATACATGTGACTATTTTAAAGTTGAATATGGCTCTTGTATGATTAACAAGTTGTTAGTATAAGCTCTTTGCACCGTCTTCATTCCATTATTTCTAGTCTTGATTGTTTTTGGATGTGGTGTTTGGATagtttaaaatatgataatgtAGCTCCTCACAGGAGTCACACCTTTTTATGATATGTTCTAGCATGCATTATGTACACATTCTTTTAACTGgattaatatgttttttacaTTTCTTCTTTCAGGTTTGAACACCGTGAGGAGAACAGAAAGGATTGTCTTAGGACTTTATTTTCACTCATTGAGGAGGCTGGAAAAGCTAATAAGCTGGCAGAGGATGCTCGAGCTTCATATGTCAAGGATAGACTCAGAGCGAATCCTATGTTCATGGAGAGGTTGCGAGCTAAGACCATGAGATTGCAGGGATCTAATTCTGCAGCTGCTTGAGATTAGTTTTTTATATGGTTtgctcaaaaataaaattcatgttCGGGACCCCAAATCCGGGGTTGCAAGCAGTCACCTGCCCAGAAAATAGTGGGTTAAAAATGGGTTAAAACATGTCTCTCATTCTATGCAGACGTGAATATGCCTTACTAGTAGCTGGTCTAGTACATTAATTTCTTGCAGCAAGTTTAACGACCCAGACagcttttgtttttattttttgtgaagatTAATCTGGTTGATTTGAAGTTATATGCAGCTCTTAGAAGGAGCAATTTTGGTTATTTTCCATTGTCTAGTTGCAGCTAGTAAACCATCATCCCTGGTGGGGCTTGCAACCTTTGTTCTGCTGATAGGGATTCTTCTGCTTCCAGGAGGTCTCCTCAAAGTTAAGCCCGCCCACCAAAAGGGCCGTCACTGAAGCCCATAAATGAACTGGGGCATGCTCATATGATACTTTTGGGCTGTTAAAACTTGAAAGGATTGGTTGGCTCTAGGTTTTCAACTCTAAAGCACCCTGAATTTGGTTCTATGGCATTGACAAAGACCTCGGAGTGAAGTCTCcggatatttttctttatgtgTCCACGGCCCACATGGTGTATGAAGGTCACGTTCCAAAGCTAAATGTGACTTCTCTATCCTACCTAAAAGAAAGATGAAAGGTCctcacaaaacaaaaaattaaacaaaagaaaaaacacccaattaaaaaaaactaaaaacatagtAAAATCTCAACACTATCAAACTTTTGAAGCCCAGTCTAATTGAGTTGTAAAACATTTAGAGGAGCTTCTCTAAAAGCTGTAGTACACGAGgcccaaaaagagaaaaagaacgGAATCAAGTCCCATAACATCTTCTCCcattatcctcaaagatccttttatttctttcttgccATACCATCCATAACAAAGTAAGGCAAAcgatttgccaaagtgtcttgtCTCTATTCTACCTTTTAGGCTATTGAATCTCATTCCTTCTACTTCACAGGGAAATTaggagaaagggaaagaaaacaaCTTGGGCGCTGTGGTGATAAGGTTTTCAAAGAGAGTACTCAAGAATCCTTCCCCTGAAGAAAGTCTAGAAACCCCATTTGAACACTGTAGTCTAAACTGCCTCACAGCCCACTGAAATGAAAGCAAGAAGTCAAGGTGGTAAACGGAACACTACTAAGGAAGCGATGCCCTCATGCTTCTCCTCCTCTTGTCCTGGGCAAAACTCAAAATGCTGCAACAAAGCCTTAGAGTTGGCCTGCAGTGCATGCATACTGTGCGTTTCTTGTCCGCTATCCATTGTGTGGTGCTGCATCAAGCTGCCATGCACCATTGCATGGAGGGCTGCAAAGCGCGTAAGCCATGGGGCTTGTTTCTCATCAGAGAAGAGGATTTTATCAGCATATTCTTCGTTTTCAGACATCGATTCTCCGAGGAACAGCACGCAGCAGAGGGGTAGCCTCTCGGCGGGAAGCTGGATTTCAAAGTAAAAACCTACTTAGTTTATCATCTCCTGTAGCTTACTACATTTATTTAGCTCTATATGTTACAAAGCATGGTTTCctccatttgtttttttggaatttttagaaaaagtaaaatttttttgtcaAGAATGGGATTCGAACCCATGCCCTTTCGGACCAGTACCTGAAACTGGCGCCTTAGACCAACTCGGCCATCTTGACTTTGATAAGCATCGTagcaaaataaactttatttaaagattaaaatttctttttaaagattaaattgTCAAGAgtgtttatataaaaaaaaaaatataaaaatataaaaatttattgaatgtacttttcttcaattttttttcatacttattttctttcatatctatttcaaatatatatatagaaagaacTTTATAATAtctatattaagaaaatttcaggatattaattcaatttttactaaaattataatttcaccTATTGTAagattaaaatacaaaaaaaaaaaatgattatatatataaataaataaataaatcaaatcacaaaacaatgaaagtaaaaatataataagattaaattatATGATGTAGTGGGTTATCATGAGTCTTACATTGTGATAAGTACAACTTATAAGTAGGCAGACATGATTTCAATAATACTAGGACACGTCATGGTGATATTGCATTATGATTTAGGCAATGAAAGAGTGGTACCAACCTTGGAATCCGAATTAGGACTAGGATAAATGCATCAAATTGGTGGACAGGATTCATGGGACGGCCACCCCTCTACTATGTACCTCCTTTTTGTGAACCCAGTCACCATATTTCCAACTGCAATCCGATTTTGGATTGCATTTAATGGGTCTGATTCCATTCTATTGGTGGTGAACCTACCATATGTCTACAtcccctttttttgtttttttttttcagtcatTTAGTGTACCACTAAATATCCCACACCAAACTTCCAATCCTTGTGACAGTCCAATGGCCACAACCGTCCACCATTTCTTTTCTTGCCTGGGAAATCTTTTCTC of Vitis vinifera cultivar Pinot Noir 40024 chromosome 17, ASM3070453v1 contains these proteins:
- the LOC100256054 gene encoding uncharacterized protein LOC100256054; the protein is MRRTLLRNVSLCTRTLLSPSSSKPSASPTPISSSASASSAFKFRFFSSENDSSTENPKPLEETSLAQPQKKEVSIDVPDVSNKELKMRIEKYFKGDEEALPSILEAIMARKLAGKHEDTDDELMDELRLQPLDDVKDKDFESDFEEIYETDEEIDDLYNARDIVMKRMAHDEYFNMDDRKWDDMIKEATEKGFLKDTGECERILEDMLSWDKLLPDEIKQKVEQKFNELGDMCERGELEPEKAYELFKEFEDKMVMECAQLMEAEGPPQFDETPEPDKKLRLDDPPGEGPILRWQTRVVFAPGGDAWHPKNRKVKMAVTVKELGLSKHQFRRLRELVGKRYHPGRDELTITSERFEHREENRKDCLRTLFSLIEEAGKANKLAEDARASYVKDRLRANPMFMERLRAKTMRLQGSNSAAA